A window of Rufibacter sp. LB8 contains these coding sequences:
- a CDS encoding prolyl oligopeptidase family serine peptidase, translating to MKTTLICLPVGLFLWLSSIVAVAQTKPVLTVDKIMQDPAQWVGTSASAIFWSEDGKKVYFQWNPEKAKRDSLYAATVRDGKIYKVASAERQSIQNTGGTFNQSKTLRVYERSGDLFLVNVKAGTTTQITNTVDRESAPSFTFDGKSVSFLKDNNLFIWDIGTGQLKQITDFRRGRKPADPDNIKDKQELALRNEQGKLLQIIQKREEERVLQRTSQKAAAKNRPKEIYLEDKTVDNVVLSPDNRFVTYRLVSRPAGSKIAQVPNYVTASGYTEDIPTRTKVGAAQATYEMAVYDRQLDTTFQVAFKALPGITQKPTFLKATKADSLNAGAASAKKVMLFGPYYAPDGKRAVVIARSQDNKDKWIIGFNPATRAINVLNYLHDEAWVNGFGPGEFGWMPDNERFWFVSEESGYAHLYTVHAQTGEKKALTSGAFEVQNVKMSGNQRYWYFTANKTHPGEQHFYRMPVVGGAMEQITTAPGAHEVTMSPKEDMLAIRYSYSNKPWELYLMPNKPGAKPVKITQSTTAEFNSYPWREPEVISYKAVDGANVYARLYRPEKQDPNKPAVIFVHGAGYLQNAHKWWSTYFREYMFHNLLADLGYTVLDIDYRGSAGYGRDWRTGIYRHMGGKDLSDHVDGAKLLVEKYGVNPKNIGIYGGSYGGFITLMAMFTQPDVFAAGAALRSVTDWAHYNHGYTSNILNEPQTDTLAYTRSSPIYFAEGLKGALLMCHGMVDTNVHFQDIVRLSQRLIELKKENWELAVYPVEDHGFTEPSSWTDEYKRILKLFETNLRKP from the coding sequence ATGAAGACAACACTTATTTGTCTACCTGTCGGGCTATTTTTGTGGCTTTCTTCTATAGTCGCAGTTGCTCAAACCAAACCGGTCCTTACCGTTGATAAAATCATGCAAGACCCTGCCCAATGGGTAGGCACGTCCGCGTCGGCTATCTTTTGGTCAGAAGATGGAAAAAAAGTCTATTTCCAGTGGAACCCTGAGAAAGCCAAACGTGACTCTTTGTATGCCGCCACTGTGCGTGATGGAAAAATATACAAAGTTGCTAGCGCAGAACGGCAAAGTATCCAGAATACGGGAGGCACCTTCAATCAGAGTAAAACCCTAAGGGTATATGAACGCAGCGGTGATCTTTTCCTGGTGAATGTAAAAGCTGGCACCACAACCCAAATCACCAATACCGTTGACCGGGAAAGCGCTCCTTCCTTCACCTTTGATGGCAAAAGTGTTTCCTTTTTGAAAGACAACAATTTATTTATTTGGGATATTGGCACCGGGCAATTAAAGCAAATCACTGACTTTAGAAGAGGAAGAAAACCTGCTGACCCAGATAACATCAAAGACAAGCAGGAACTGGCTCTCCGTAATGAACAAGGGAAACTCCTCCAGATTATTCAAAAAAGAGAGGAAGAACGCGTGCTACAGCGAACTTCCCAGAAGGCCGCGGCTAAAAACCGCCCGAAGGAAATCTACCTGGAAGATAAGACAGTTGACAATGTAGTGCTGAGCCCAGACAATAGGTTTGTCACTTATAGGTTGGTGTCCAGGCCAGCCGGCAGCAAAATAGCCCAGGTCCCAAATTATGTCACGGCATCTGGGTATACCGAAGATATTCCAACCCGCACCAAAGTAGGGGCGGCTCAGGCCACCTATGAGATGGCCGTCTATGACAGACAATTAGATACTACCTTTCAGGTTGCTTTCAAGGCATTGCCAGGTATAACTCAAAAGCCGACCTTTTTAAAAGCAACAAAGGCAGACTCTTTGAATGCTGGTGCAGCCTCTGCTAAAAAGGTCATGTTGTTTGGCCCCTATTACGCCCCAGACGGAAAACGTGCTGTAGTGATTGCCCGGTCACAAGACAATAAAGACAAATGGATCATAGGTTTTAACCCGGCCACGCGCGCGATTAATGTACTGAACTATTTACATGATGAAGCCTGGGTAAACGGTTTTGGTCCCGGGGAATTTGGCTGGATGCCAGACAATGAAAGATTCTGGTTCGTTTCTGAGGAAAGCGGCTATGCGCACCTGTATACCGTTCATGCGCAGACAGGGGAGAAAAAAGCCTTAACCTCCGGTGCGTTTGAAGTGCAGAATGTAAAAATGTCGGGTAATCAGAGATACTGGTATTTTACGGCTAACAAAACCCATCCGGGGGAGCAACATTTTTATAGAATGCCCGTGGTGGGTGGTGCCATGGAACAAATCACCACCGCGCCTGGTGCCCATGAAGTCACCATGTCTCCTAAAGAAGATATGCTGGCCATTAGGTACTCGTATTCAAACAAGCCTTGGGAATTGTATCTCATGCCGAATAAGCCCGGTGCCAAACCCGTAAAGATTACCCAGTCCACTACCGCGGAGTTTAACAGTTACCCGTGGCGGGAACCCGAGGTGATTTCTTACAAGGCGGTCGACGGCGCTAACGTATATGCCCGTTTGTACAGGCCAGAAAAGCAAGATCCCAACAAGCCCGCAGTAATTTTTGTGCATGGCGCTGGTTATTTACAGAACGCCCATAAATGGTGGAGTACCTATTTCAGGGAATACATGTTTCATAACCTGCTTGCAGACCTGGGGTACACCGTACTGGACATTGACTACCGGGGCAGTGCCGGCTACGGCCGCGATTGGCGGACTGGTATTTACCGGCACATGGGCGGTAAAGATTTAAGTGACCATGTAGACGGCGCCAAACTGTTAGTGGAGAAATACGGCGTGAACCCAAAGAATATAGGCATTTACGGTGGTTCCTACGGGGGCTTCATTACGTTAATGGCCATGTTCACCCAACCAGATGTCTTCGCAGCGGGAGCTGCCTTACGGTCTGTGACAGACTGGGCACATTACAACCATGGCTACACGTCCAATATCCTCAATGAGCCGCAGACAGACACGTTGGCCTATACCCGTAGTTCCCCAATTTACTTCGCGGAAGGGCTGAAAGGGGCATTGCTCATGTGCCACGGCATGGTAGACACAAATGTGCATTTCCAGGATATTGTGCGCTTGTCACAGCGCTTGATTGAGCTGAAGAAGGAGAATTGGGAACTGGCCGTGTATCCAGTAGAAGACCATGGCTTTACAGAACCCTCTAGCTGGACCGATGAATACAAACGGATTCTGAAACTGTTTGAGACCAATCTCCGGAAACCCTAA
- a CDS encoding DUF4843 domain-containing protein produces MKKLLYLFAFIALTLNSCIENEEILWEQPMVEFDAAAYHGYSTIGGVSKDYTLLTRRPQYGRTTLTTATASFPADTVITRNWAATNGVFRLRVNLVGPQRPDATEVTYVVVAAETNAVAGTHYGTLSGRVTIPANSSFGYVEIPILNSGVSSATAADLVLELRGNDSVKPSPKYDRIGIRISQL; encoded by the coding sequence ATGAAGAAATTATTATATTTATTTGCGTTTATAGCGTTAACGCTAAACTCGTGTATAGAAAACGAGGAGATTCTTTGGGAACAACCAATGGTTGAGTTTGATGCAGCCGCCTACCATGGGTATTCAACCATAGGGGGTGTTTCAAAGGACTATACCTTGTTGACTCGTCGTCCGCAGTATGGTAGAACTACGTTGACTACTGCTACTGCAAGTTTCCCAGCCGACACAGTAATCACTAGAAACTGGGCTGCTACCAATGGTGTTTTCAGATTACGTGTTAATTTGGTTGGGCCACAAAGGCCAGATGCTACGGAGGTTACGTATGTTGTGGTAGCTGCAGAAACCAATGCAGTAGCTGGTACGCATTACGGTACGCTTTCTGGTAGAGTGACCATTCCTGCTAACTCTAGCTTTGGCTACGTGGAGATTCCAATTCTGAACTCAGGCGTTTCTTCTGCCACGGCAGCTGACCTTGTGCTGGAATTACGTGGAAACGATAGTGTGAAGCCTAGCCCTAAATATGACCGAATAGGAATTAGAATAAGCCAGTTATAA
- a CDS encoding RagB/SusD family nutrient uptake outer membrane protein, whose amino-acid sequence MKNRFLYRISTVALAAGMVFSTFSCEELLDIQPKTSIDGGTALTSRSAVEAAINAAYTPLKALTLYGNRMITLPEALSDNGLATNKSGRLVTEARNAVGAHFTHWATSYNAIQRINLVLDALPGLSDPSVTAADKDAFIGELKFLRALYHFDLVRSYAYIPGAIVDSKNFGGVPVITQTFKSGPEAAAFLPSRPTIDATYAAIYADLDEAVAKLGAFTTAGKASKVAAQALYSRVALYKRDYPKVIEMSNAVITARGASLVNAANYLKSWTDPTNPETIFHVAFSTPAESQGVNESLQTAFTTLVTRGNRAQTGGFGDLVPTTTLLNEVGITVTGNGTSTAAITARTGDVRNLLFEVGTAGRGNPYVESTKFIGKSGAINLDNVPVLRISEMYLNRAEAYANTAGGEVSSLADVNTIRTNRGLTASAATGTALMAEIMLQRRLEFAFEGHRFFDLKRLGMDISKPALGTTLLFSDNVILAGLPANEVAGNPNLKQNLGY is encoded by the coding sequence ATGAAAAATAGATTTTTATATAGAATAAGTACGGTTGCACTGGCAGCCGGGATGGTATTCTCTACCTTTTCCTGCGAAGAACTGTTAGATATACAACCTAAAACGTCAATTGACGGTGGTACGGCATTAACATCTAGATCTGCTGTTGAAGCTGCTATCAATGCAGCCTACACACCACTTAAAGCATTGACTTTGTATGGTAACAGAATGATCACATTGCCTGAGGCTCTTTCAGACAATGGATTGGCTACAAACAAGTCAGGTCGTTTAGTTACAGAAGCACGTAATGCCGTAGGTGCGCATTTTACCCATTGGGCTACCTCTTATAATGCCATTCAGCGCATCAATCTAGTGTTAGATGCACTGCCTGGTTTAAGTGACCCATCTGTGACAGCTGCAGACAAAGATGCTTTTATTGGTGAGTTGAAGTTTTTGAGAGCATTGTATCACTTTGATTTGGTACGTTCTTACGCCTATATCCCAGGTGCAATAGTTGATTCTAAAAACTTTGGCGGTGTTCCGGTAATCACGCAAACCTTTAAGTCTGGGCCAGAAGCAGCTGCCTTTTTGCCTTCCAGACCAACTATTGATGCTACGTATGCAGCCATTTATGCAGACTTAGATGAAGCAGTTGCCAAATTGGGAGCCTTTACCACCGCAGGTAAAGCCTCTAAAGTAGCAGCCCAAGCACTTTATTCTAGAGTAGCTCTTTATAAAAGAGACTATCCTAAAGTGATTGAGATGTCAAATGCTGTTATTACAGCTAGAGGTGCCTCTTTGGTGAATGCCGCTAACTATTTGAAGAGCTGGACAGATCCTACTAACCCAGAAACTATTTTCCATGTTGCCTTTTCAACGCCTGCAGAAAGCCAAGGTGTGAATGAGTCTCTGCAGACTGCCTTCACTACATTGGTAACTCGTGGTAACCGTGCGCAAACAGGTGGATTTGGTGACTTGGTTCCTACCACTACATTGTTAAATGAGGTGGGTATCACTGTCACTGGTAACGGAACTTCTACCGCGGCCATTACTGCTAGAACTGGTGATGTGCGTAACCTGCTATTTGAGGTTGGTACTGCTGGTAGAGGTAACCCTTATGTAGAGTCTACTAAGTTCATTGGTAAGAGCGGAGCTATCAACTTAGATAACGTGCCTGTTTTGCGTATTTCTGAGATGTACTTGAACCGCGCTGAGGCTTATGCTAACACCGCTGGTGGTGAAGTAAGTTCTTTGGCAGATGTGAACACTATTCGTACAAATAGAGGGTTAACTGCTTCTGCAGCCACAGGTACAGCATTAATGGCTGAGATTATGTTGCAACGCAGATTGGAGTTTGCTTTTGAAGGTCACAGATTCTTTGACCTGAAGCGTTTAGGCATGGATATCTCTAAGCCAGCACTAGGTACCACCCTGTTGTTTTCAGATAACGTTATTTTAGCTGGTCTGCCTGCTAATGAGGTAGCTGGTAACCCTAATCTGAAGCAAAACCTGGGCTATTAA
- the metK gene encoding methionine adenosyltransferase gives MPYLFTSESVSEGHPDKVADQISDALLDEFLKQDPQSKVACETLVTTGLVVLSGEVKSQAYVDVQKVAREVIKRIGYTKSEYKFDAEACGVISTIHEQSGDINQGVERENPEDQGAGDQGMMFGYATSETDSYMPLALEISHILLKELAAIRKECKEMTYLRPDAKSQVTIRYSDTHVPEKIDTIVISTQHDEFETSDANDAASSKAAEAKMVARIKEDVLNILLPRVKSKLPQRTVDLFGDDITYHINPTGKFVIGGPHGDTGLTGRKIIVDTYGGKGAHGGGAFSGKDSSKVDRSAAYAARHIAKNLVAAGVADQVLVQVAYAIGVAEPVGLYVTTYGTTKVKGANGQVMTDGEIADKVNELFEMRPYDIVTRFGLQNPIFSETAAYGHMGRESGTKKVQYTVNGKTEEREFETFTWEKLDYVEKIKAAFAL, from the coding sequence ATGCCTTATCTTTTTACATCAGAGTCTGTGTCTGAGGGTCACCCAGATAAAGTTGCAGATCAAATATCAGATGCGCTTCTAGATGAATTCTTAAAGCAGGATCCTCAGTCAAAAGTAGCTTGTGAGACGCTGGTGACCACCGGGTTGGTAGTACTCAGCGGCGAAGTGAAATCACAGGCCTACGTTGATGTGCAGAAAGTGGCCCGTGAGGTCATCAAGCGCATTGGCTATACCAAATCTGAGTATAAGTTTGATGCTGAGGCCTGCGGCGTGATTTCTACCATCCATGAGCAGTCCGGTGACATAAACCAGGGCGTGGAGCGCGAGAACCCGGAAGACCAGGGTGCCGGTGATCAGGGCATGATGTTTGGCTATGCCACCAGTGAGACAGACAGCTATATGCCCTTGGCACTGGAGATTTCCCACATTCTCCTGAAGGAATTAGCCGCCATCAGAAAAGAATGCAAGGAAATGACCTACCTGCGTCCAGACGCTAAGTCTCAGGTGACCATCAGGTATTCAGACACCCACGTGCCAGAGAAGATTGACACCATTGTCATCTCTACCCAGCATGATGAGTTTGAGACTTCAGATGCTAATGATGCCGCTTCCTCTAAAGCTGCCGAAGCCAAGATGGTGGCCCGCATCAAGGAAGACGTTTTGAACATTCTGTTGCCTCGCGTGAAAAGCAAATTGCCGCAGCGTACCGTTGATTTGTTTGGCGATGATATCACCTACCACATCAACCCGACCGGTAAGTTTGTGATTGGTGGCCCGCATGGTGACACCGGCTTAACTGGCCGTAAAATTATTGTAGATACGTACGGTGGAAAAGGAGCCCATGGTGGCGGTGCTTTCTCCGGGAAAGACTCTTCCAAGGTTGACCGCTCAGCGGCCTATGCTGCCCGTCACATTGCTAAGAACTTGGTGGCGGCCGGTGTAGCAGATCAAGTATTGGTGCAAGTGGCGTATGCTATTGGCGTGGCAGAACCGGTAGGCTTGTATGTAACCACCTACGGTACTACCAAGGTGAAAGGCGCCAACGGCCAGGTCATGACAGACGGCGAAATTGCAGACAAGGTGAACGAACTGTTTGAGATGCGCCCATATGATATTGTCACCCGTTTTGGCTTACAGAACCCTATCTTCTCTGAGACGGCTGCTTATGGCCACATGGGCCGCGAGTCTGGCACCAAGAAAGTGCAGTACACCGTTAACGGTAAAACAGAGGAGCGCGAGTTTGAAACCTTTACCTGGGAAAAACTAGATTACGTAGAGAAAATCAAAGCTGCTTTTGCTTTATAA
- a CDS encoding tyrosine-type recombinase/integrase: MELFFKYLEFEKRFSPHTILSYKTDLQQFKEYLLETYQLEDIIAADHGIIRSWIVSLVQKELDSRTIHRKIASLRSFFRFKLQRGDIDKNPTVRIKAPKLAKKLPAFITEDAFSQLLDHSAFSEDFKGHREKVILELLYGTGMRLAELLNLRLSDINLIASTLKVLGKGNKERILPLNTSVKAELERYLVSRNHHFPDNNSAFLLVTDKGAPLYPKFVYRVVKKYIGTVSTSAKNSPHVLRHSFATHLLNRGADLGAIKDLLGHASLAATQVYTHNSIEQLKAVFEKAHPKA; the protein is encoded by the coding sequence ATGGAATTATTTTTTAAATACCTTGAGTTTGAGAAGCGCTTCAGCCCGCACACTATTCTCTCCTACAAGACTGATTTACAACAGTTCAAGGAATACCTGCTGGAAACCTATCAGCTAGAAGACATTATTGCGGCCGACCACGGCATCATCAGGTCCTGGATTGTGTCACTGGTGCAGAAAGAGTTGGACAGCCGTACCATACATAGAAAAATTGCCTCCCTCAGATCCTTCTTCCGGTTTAAGCTGCAGCGCGGCGACATTGACAAAAACCCTACGGTCAGGATCAAAGCCCCAAAACTTGCCAAGAAACTTCCGGCCTTCATCACAGAAGACGCCTTCTCTCAACTGCTGGACCACTCTGCTTTTTCAGAAGATTTTAAAGGGCACCGGGAGAAAGTAATTCTGGAACTGCTGTACGGCACCGGCATGCGTCTGGCAGAACTTCTGAACTTACGTCTTTCTGACATTAACCTAATCGCCAGCACCTTGAAAGTGTTAGGCAAAGGAAACAAAGAGCGAATTCTACCTTTGAACACCTCTGTAAAGGCGGAGTTGGAACGCTACCTGGTCAGTAGAAACCACCATTTCCCCGATAACAATTCTGCATTTCTACTCGTTACTGATAAAGGAGCGCCGCTCTACCCCAAGTTTGTGTACCGGGTGGTAAAAAAGTACATTGGCACGGTATCCACGTCGGCTAAAAACAGCCCACATGTGCTGAGACACTCCTTTGCCACGCATTTATTGAACAGAGGGGCAGATTTAGGGGCCATCAAAGACCTGCTGGGTCACGCCAGTTTGGCGGCCACCCAGGTCTATACCCATAATTCCATTGAGCAACTCAAGGCCGTCTTTGAGAAAGCTCACCCAAAAGCCTAG
- the hpf gene encoding ribosome hibernation-promoting factor, HPF/YfiA family has translation MKLQIQSVHFTADQSLLDFLQRKLDKLDTFFDRIVSGEVILRVVKPETHDNKLVEVKLFVPGATLFCKEEASTFEIATDMALEDMKRQLIKYKEKATAHH, from the coding sequence ATGAAACTGCAAATCCAATCTGTGCACTTCACCGCCGACCAAAGCCTTCTGGACTTTCTCCAAAGAAAATTAGACAAGCTAGATACCTTCTTTGACCGAATTGTGAGCGGCGAGGTAATTCTGCGCGTTGTAAAGCCAGAAACTCATGACAATAAATTGGTAGAAGTAAAATTGTTTGTCCCGGGCGCTACTTTGTTCTGCAAGGAAGAAGCCAGCACCTTTGAGATTGCCACAGACATGGCCCTAGAGGATATGAAGAGACAACTGATAAAATACAAAGAGAAGGCGACGGCGCATCATTAA
- the rpsU gene encoding 30S ribosomal protein S21, giving the protein MIIINVKDNESVDKALKRFKKKFERTGVLKQLRARTFFQKPSVSKRKQKERAIYKQQLFANDNY; this is encoded by the coding sequence ATGATTATCATTAACGTAAAGGATAACGAGTCTGTAGACAAAGCCCTAAAAAGATTCAAAAAGAAATTTGAGAGAACCGGTGTTCTGAAGCAATTGCGCGCCAGAACGTTCTTCCAGAAGCCTTCTGTGTCAAAAAGAAAGCAGAAAGAAAGAGCTATCTATAAGCAACAATTGTTCGCAAACGACAACTACTAG
- a CDS encoding phosphatase PAP2 family protein — MKKYFYSLLLSLATLTSSVAQNSSPYKTSFKVDGPITAVGVGLSGLGLYLMQEKTPFTDAEANNLDKRDVNGFDRFAAGNASLSSKKVSDVMLYSSIAAPALLLFDSKIKGNAGQMFALYIETMSVTGALFTLSSAAFPRARPLTYSKDRNLVPLGEITRANAQNSFFAGHTAAVSTMTFFTAKVFHDYNPDSPARHFVWAGAAVVPAAVGYLRLDAGKHFLSDNIVGYTVGAAVGILVPQLHKKGMDSGISLKPAVIQVQGQPVDGVSLSYKF, encoded by the coding sequence ATGAAAAAATATTTCTACAGTTTACTCCTTAGCCTCGCGACGCTTACTTCTTCTGTTGCCCAAAACTCGTCACCGTATAAGACCTCGTTTAAAGTAGATGGCCCCATTACCGCGGTAGGGGTAGGTCTGAGCGGCTTGGGCTTGTATCTGATGCAGGAGAAAACACCTTTCACAGACGCCGAAGCTAATAATCTAGACAAGCGGGATGTGAACGGGTTTGACCGCTTTGCCGCCGGTAACGCCAGCCTTAGTTCCAAGAAAGTAAGCGATGTCATGCTTTACAGCTCCATTGCTGCGCCGGCCTTGCTTTTGTTTGATTCTAAAATTAAAGGAAACGCAGGCCAGATGTTCGCGCTCTACATAGAGACCATGTCTGTGACTGGTGCCTTGTTCACCCTGTCTTCGGCCGCCTTTCCTAGGGCAAGACCGCTGACGTATAGTAAAGATCGGAACTTGGTACCACTTGGTGAAATTACCAGAGCCAACGCGCAGAATTCATTTTTTGCCGGGCACACGGCTGCAGTCTCTACTATGACCTTCTTTACCGCCAAAGTATTCCATGATTACAACCCAGATTCACCAGCGCGTCATTTTGTGTGGGCCGGGGCTGCGGTTGTACCAGCTGCGGTGGGTTACCTGCGCTTAGATGCCGGAAAACACTTTCTGAGTGATAACATTGTAGGTTATACCGTTGGGGCCGCGGTGGGTATTTTGGTGCCACAGCTTCACAAAAAAGGCATGGATAGCGGTATCTCTTTGAAACCCGCGGTCATTCAGGTGCAAGGCCAGCCAGTAGATGGGGTGAGCCTGTCATATAAATTTTAA
- a CDS encoding phosphatase PAP2 family protein — translation MNKGVAFFLAIFWACNLTTPAFSQSDAGVYKIDVWKDGAITAGGIGMAVTGSLLMLNKPQITAADLQKLDKRQVNRFDRFAAGNYSKSAQNLSDIPFYTSFALPLVFLSDAKARSQAPQIYFLYAEAISLTGGLYALTAGLVNRTRPNVYGVDNPAEERLHKYANNSFFGGHAAATATATFFTAKVFHDLYPDSPWRPVVWGTAAAVPATVAYLRLKAGKHFLSDNLLGYGIGATIGILVPELHKNHHQRAWHLLPSTEQAAGSYFSGLALLRRF, via the coding sequence GTGAACAAAGGTGTAGCATTTTTTCTTGCCATCTTCTGGGCATGTAACCTGACCACTCCGGCCTTCTCTCAATCAGATGCTGGGGTGTACAAGATTGATGTTTGGAAAGATGGTGCCATCACCGCTGGTGGCATAGGCATGGCCGTGACAGGCTCCTTGCTGATGTTGAACAAGCCTCAAATCACCGCTGCTGACCTCCAGAAACTAGACAAGCGCCAGGTCAACCGGTTTGACAGGTTTGCCGCCGGTAATTACAGCAAAAGCGCACAGAACTTAAGTGATATTCCTTTCTATACGTCATTTGCGTTGCCGCTCGTATTTTTAAGTGACGCCAAGGCACGTTCACAGGCGCCACAGATTTACTTTCTGTATGCCGAGGCTATTTCCCTGACAGGTGGCTTGTATGCCTTAACCGCCGGATTGGTGAACCGAACCAGGCCGAACGTCTATGGCGTTGACAACCCGGCGGAAGAGCGGCTACACAAGTATGCCAACAATTCCTTCTTCGGGGGGCATGCCGCCGCTACCGCCACCGCTACTTTCTTCACGGCCAAGGTCTTTCATGATTTATACCCTGACTCTCCCTGGCGCCCTGTGGTCTGGGGAACCGCCGCCGCCGTACCAGCCACCGTGGCCTATTTAAGACTTAAGGCCGGAAAGCATTTTCTATCTGATAATTTGCTAGGCTACGGCATTGGCGCCACCATTGGCATTTTGGTCCCAGAACTGCATAAGAACCACCACCAAAGAGCATGGCATTTGCTCCCTTCCACTGAGCAAGCAGCGGGCTCATATTTTTCAGGGCTTGCCCTTTTGAGGCGTTTTTGA